The region ACATCAACCATTACTGCCATTTTTATTGCCTCCATTTTCATTGATGGTTACTTTGGTCTCATATTTTACTGTTGACAAAACAAAAGATGTTCTTATTTTATTCACACCGGGAATTTGGCTGATTTTATGCAGAATAAAATTTTCATATTCTTTGATATTGTCTACGGCTACTTTCAGAACAAAATCGTCTTCACCGGTAATGTGGAAACATTCCAGAATTTCGTCCAGTTTATCGATCTCCTCCTTAAATCCATCAACCGAAGTTAATTGATGAACAGTCAAAGACACAGACACAATGGCCATAATTCCCTTACCGACTTTTTCGCGATCCAATAGAGCTACATATCGCTGAATAACCCCCGTATTTTCCAGTCGTTTCACCCTCTCCAGCATACCTGGAGGCGAGATGCCAATATCTGCAGCTAATTTAGCATTAGTGATCCGTCCCTCGGATTGAAGAATATCGAGAATTTTTCTATCTGTTTGATCTAATTTCATTAAATAAAATTGGGATTATTCAAATGATTAATTTTTGAATAAAATATAATAAAATTGCCTAAATGTCAAATTATATAAGTTAATTATAATATTATTTCTAATATAATTAAGATAAAGACCGGGTTTGTAGGTGTTGCAAGTGAATCAAAAAAAGAGAATTTCAATTAAAAAAACCAGCATGCTTGCTTATCAATAAAGATTTATGTATTTTTCTGCGACTCATGAATCGTTTTGAAAAACAAAATAATAGGAAACAACTCATCCTTTTGAATTTTGAGAAATGAATTTGTTGCTATTGAACTATTTCATTGATTTCTACTTTTCAGAACCACAATCAAAATGAACGAATTAAAACGACAACTTGGCTTAAGCACGGCAATCGCTACAGTCATCGGCGAAGTCATAGCCGTTGGCATATTTCTGACTCCCGCCGGGATGATCAAATCAATTGGATCGCCATTTTGGTTGTTAATCGTTTGGCTGACCATGGGTTTAATGGCTATTTGCGGAGCTCTTTGTTATGGTGAGCTGGCCACCAGGTTTCCCGAAGCCGGTGGCGGTTATGTCTATTTGCGTGAAGCGTTCGGAAAACCGATCGCATTCCTTTATGGTTGGAAGTCATTCCTGGTAATGGATCCCGGC is a window of candidate division KSB1 bacterium DNA encoding:
- a CDS encoding Lrp/AsnC family transcriptional regulator gives rise to the protein MKLDQTDRKILDILQSEGRITNAKLAADIGISPPGMLERVKRLENTGVIQRYVALLDREKVGKGIMAIVSVSLTVHQLTSVDGFKEEIDKLDEILECFHITGEDDFVLKVAVDNIKEYENFILHKISQIPGVNKIRTSFVLSTVKYETKVTINENGGNKNGSNG